Proteins from a genomic interval of Crassostrea angulata isolate pt1a10 chromosome 7, ASM2561291v2, whole genome shotgun sequence:
- the LOC128191337 gene encoding LOW QUALITY PROTEIN: matrilin-3-like (The sequence of the model RefSeq protein was modified relative to this genomic sequence to represent the inferred CDS: deleted 1 base in 1 codon) — protein MTLKSDCGGFKVDIVFILDSSGSVGKGNFEKTKEFFKTMVGGFQIGPNDVRMASVTFSTVIHDTFQFSEYNSKESLRNRVLNIPYDSGGTNTQLALKYARVTSFQCSYARSGVSKIAVVITDGKSNSKPKTLDEAEKLRNSGVIIFSVGVTSGVDRTELEGMASKATYVFDVATFNALGPSIRERLTKTAYEVISCGDPGKPTNGVRIGEDFSKGKSVTCRCDKDYQLHGSSTRTCQENSVWSGSLPKCIFVNACGSNPCHNNGTCLNGATYSCQCKSGYSGVNCENDIQPPVVHRCPSDIQEFSNLRFLNISWFGPNFTDPFHHPVDVTTNYPENGSTFFWGDYTAIYTALKQYNGLRSVCTFNISVRPNPCPDLNAASVTKNGALVCNGWMTEYTRVCMVFCRRGTKLQKGHDFRTKYICGGSGKWLPSKTLPYCGRTRGRVRTSDDKIYSFRRCDDEAKDKMRGKYLDILKKSSLRRLCNRYADLCKKENVDVQC, from the exons ATGACCTTAAAATCAG ATTGCGGAGGTTTCAAAGTCGATATCGTTTTTATCTTGGATTCAAGTGGAAGTGTTGGAAAAGgaaattttgagaaaacaaAGGAGTTCTTTAAAACGATGGTCGGTGGATTTCAGATCGGTCCAAATGACGTGAGGATGGCATCAGTGACATTTAGCACTGTTATTCACGACACGTTTCAATTTAGTGAATACAACTCTAAAGAAAGTCTAAGAAATAGAGTTTTAAACATTCCATATGACAGTGGTGGAACCAATACGCAGCTTGCACTTAAATATGCCCGGGTAACAAGCTTT CAATGTAGCTATGCTAGGTCAGGTGTATCCAAAATTGCCGTTGTAATTACTGATGGAAAATCAAATAGCAAACCTAAAACCTTGGACGAGGCCGAAAAATTACGTAATAGCGGCGTCATAATTTTCTCCGTAGGTGTTACTTCTGGTGTTGATAGAACTGAACTTGAAGGGATGGCTTCTAAAGCTACTTACGTGTTTGATGTAGCAACGTTTAACGCTCTGGGCCCG TCTATTAGAGAACGACTTACTAAAACAGCTTATGAAG TGATTTCATGTGGTGATCCTGGGAAACCAACCAATGGTGTCCGTATCGGGGAAGATTTCTCAAAAGGAAAGTCGGTAACCTGCAGATGTGATAAGGACTACCAACTTCATGGATCGAGCACGAGGACATGCCAGGAGAATTCTGTCTGGTCCGGAAGTCTTCCTAAATGTATAT TTGTCAACGCATGTGGAAGTAATCCATGTCATAATAACGGCACATGTTTGAATGGTGCCACCTACTCGTGCCAATGTAAATCTGGATATAGTGGAGTAAATTGTGAAAACG ATATCCAGCCACCGGTTGTTCATCGCTGTCCCTCCGACATACAAGAGTTTTCAAATTTACGATTCCTAAACATTTCCTGGTTTGGACCTAATTTCACTGATCCCTTTCATCATCCTGTTGATGTGACAACGAATTACCCGGAAAATGGATCCACCTTTTTCTGGGGGGACTACACTGCTATATATACTGCTCTGAAGCAGTACAATGGTCTCCGAAGTGTATGTACTTTTAACATCAGCGTGCGGC CAAATCCTTGCCCGGACCTTAACGCTGCTAGCGTTACCAAAAACGGTGCACTTGTCTGCAACGGTTGGATGACAGAATACACTCGCGTATGCATGGTTTTCTGCAGAAGAGGAACTAAGTTACAAAAAGGTCACGACTTCCGAACAAAATACATTTGTGGTGGAAGTGGAAAGTGGCTGCCATCGAAAACCCTTCCATATTGTGGGCGGACCAGGG GGCGTGTTCGTACATCGGATGACAAAATTTACTCTTTCCGTCGCTGTGACGACGAAGCAAAGGACAAGATGAGGGGAAAATATCTAGATATTCTCAAGAAATCTTCCTTAAGAAGACTCTGCAATAGATATGCAGACCTCTGTAAAAAGGAAAACGTTGATGTTCAGTGCTGA